The following are encoded in a window of Anopheles stephensi strain Indian chromosome X, UCI_ANSTEP_V1.0, whole genome shotgun sequence genomic DNA:
- the LOC118504611 gene encoding transmembrane protein 120 homolog isoform X1, whose protein sequence is MSQSVDVDELEKDWSELSDEFRSLEAANQSYQELHERLEEMQEKCTKQIQHQRYRMRQISKNLKTFMTKQRLTHTNKEKMTQLEKSIMKRKAQIHEIEQGLPQQNSRYLKIILGDVNVSILNRNDKIRYKDEYEKFKLILNVIGLLLSFLNIVYNYRALELVFLFLLVWYYCTLTIRESILKVNGSRIKGWWRLHHFISTVCAGVLLVWPQGEPWQLFRTQFMYFNVYISMVQYMQFRYQKGVLYRLKALGERHNMDITIEGFHSWMWRGLKFLFPFLFVGYLFQFYNAFTLYHLTNHPDATWQVCTPHYTLHPPPFLTDLSRLPQIPVLSILFLILFVGNSLTTLMVILQKQTERTENRYRLMSLIASKRQKNVRQPTNDDEVDGGKGDADSAKSK, encoded by the exons ATGTCGCAGTCGGTGGACGTCGATGAGCTGGAGAAGGATTGGTCCGAACTGTCGGACGAATTTCGCAGCCTGGAG GCTGCGAATCAATCGTACCAGGAGCTGCACGAGCGGCTGGAAGAGATGCAGGAAAAATGCACCAAACAAATACAGCACCAGCGCTACCGGATGCGGCAAATATCGAAAAATCTTAAAAC GTTCATGACCAAGCAGAGGCTAACGCATACGAACAAGGAAAAAATGACGCAGCTCGAGAAAAGCATCATGAAGCGGAAAGCACAGATCCACGAGATCGAGCAAGGACTGCCGCAACAGAACAGCCGCTACCTAAAGATCATTCTAGGCGACGTGAACGTATCGATACTGAACCGGAACGACAAAATACGGTACAAGGATGAGTACGAGAAGTTTAAGCTGATCCTGAACGTGATCGGTTTGCTGCTGTCGTTTCTCAACATCGTGTACAATTATCG TGCGTTGGAGTTAGTGTTCCTATTTCTGTTGGTCTGGTATTACTGTACGCTTACCATACGAGAATCCATCCTGAAG GTGAATGGTTCGCGCATTAAGGGCTGGTGGCGTCTGCACCATTTCATCTCGACCGTTTGTGCCGGTGTGCTGCTAGTGTGGCCCCAAGGTGAACCCTGGCAACTGTTCCGCACCCAGTTCATGTACTTTAACGTGTACATCAGCATGGTGCAGTACATGCAGTTCCGGTACCAGAAGGGCGTACTGTACCGGCTGAAGGCGCTCGGCGAGCGCCACAACATGGACATCACCATCGAGGGCTTCCATTCGTGGATGTGGCGCGGGCTTAAGTTTCTCTTCCCATTCCTGTTTGTGGGCTACCTGTTCCAGTTCTACAATGCCTTTACGCTGTACCACCTAACGAACCATCCGGACGCGACATGGCAGGTGTGTACCCCGCACTACACGTTGCACCCACCCCCCTTTTTAACGGACCTTTCTCGCCTTCCGCAGATACCTGTCTTGAGCATTCTGTTCCTCATACTGTTCGTTGGCAACAGCTTGACCACGCTGATGGTCATACTGCAGAAGCAAACCGAACGTACCGAGAACCGCTATCGACTGATGAGTCTGATCGCATCGAAACGACAGAAAAACGTACGG CAGCCAACGAACGACGATGAGGTGGACGGTGGTAAAGGAGATGCAGATTCAGCTAAATCGAAGTAA
- the LOC118504611 gene encoding transmembrane protein 120 homolog isoform X2 — MSQSVDVDELEKDWSELSDEFRSLEAANQSYQELHERLEEMQEKCTKQIQHQRYRMRQISKNLKTFMTKQRLTHTNKEKMTQLEKSIMKRKAQIHEIEQGLPQQNSRYLKIILGDVNVSILNRNDKIRYKDEYEKFKLILNVIGLLLSFLNIVYNYRALELVFLFLLVWYYCTLTIRESILKVSTIHSGVLFVLSILNRFSSRFKVNGSRIKGWWRLHHFISTVCAGVLLVWPQGEPWQLFRTQFMYFNVYISMVQYMQFRYQKGVLYRLKALGERHNMDITIEGFHSWMWRGLKFLFPFLFVGYLFQFYNAFTLYHLTNHPDATWQIPVLSILFLILFVGNSLTTLMVILQKQTERTENRYRLMSLIASKRQKNVRPTNDDEVDGGKGDADSAKSK; from the exons ATGTCGCAGTCGGTGGACGTCGATGAGCTGGAGAAGGATTGGTCCGAACTGTCGGACGAATTTCGCAGCCTGGAG GCTGCGAATCAATCGTACCAGGAGCTGCACGAGCGGCTGGAAGAGATGCAGGAAAAATGCACCAAACAAATACAGCACCAGCGCTACCGGATGCGGCAAATATCGAAAAATCTTAAAAC GTTCATGACCAAGCAGAGGCTAACGCATACGAACAAGGAAAAAATGACGCAGCTCGAGAAAAGCATCATGAAGCGGAAAGCACAGATCCACGAGATCGAGCAAGGACTGCCGCAACAGAACAGCCGCTACCTAAAGATCATTCTAGGCGACGTGAACGTATCGATACTGAACCGGAACGACAAAATACGGTACAAGGATGAGTACGAGAAGTTTAAGCTGATCCTGAACGTGATCGGTTTGCTGCTGTCGTTTCTCAACATCGTGTACAATTATCG TGCGTTGGAGTTAGTGTTCCTATTTCTGTTGGTCTGGTATTACTGTACGCTTACCATACGAGAATCCATCCTGAAGGTAAGCACCATCCATtccggggttttgtttgtgctttcgATTCTTAATCGCTTCTCCTCTCGGTTTAAGGTGAATGGTTCGCGCATTAAGGGCTGGTGGCGTCTGCACCATTTCATCTCGACCGTTTGTGCCGGTGTGCTGCTAGTGTGGCCCCAAGGTGAACCCTGGCAACTGTTCCGCACCCAGTTCATGTACTTTAACGTGTACATCAGCATGGTGCAGTACATGCAGTTCCGGTACCAGAAGGGCGTACTGTACCGGCTGAAGGCGCTCGGCGAGCGCCACAACATGGACATCACCATCGAGGGCTTCCATTCGTGGATGTGGCGCGGGCTTAAGTTTCTCTTCCCATTCCTGTTTGTGGGCTACCTGTTCCAGTTCTACAATGCCTTTACGCTGTACCACCTAACGAACCATCCGGACGCGACATGGCAG ATACCTGTCTTGAGCATTCTGTTCCTCATACTGTTCGTTGGCAACAGCTTGACCACGCTGATGGTCATACTGCAGAAGCAAACCGAACGTACCGAGAACCGCTATCGACTGATGAGTCTGATCGCATCGAAACGACAGAAAAACGTACGG CCAACGAACGACGATGAGGTGGACGGTGGTAAAGGAGATGCAGATTCAGCTAAATCGAAGTAA
- the LOC118504611 gene encoding transmembrane protein 120 homolog isoform X6, which yields MSQSVDVDELEKDWSELSDEFRSLEAANQSYQELHERLEEMQEKCTKQIQHQRYRMRQISKNLKTFMTKQRLTHTNKEKMTQLEKSIMKRKAQIHEIEQGLPQQNSRYLKIILGDVNVSILNRNDKIRYKDEYEKFKLILNVIGLLLSFLNIVYNYRALELVFLFLLVWYYCTLTIRESILKVNGSRIKGWWRLHHFISTVCAGVLLVWPQGEPWQLFRTQFMYFNVYISMVQYMQFRYQKGVLYRLKALGERHNMDITIEGFHSWMWRGLKFLFPFLFVGYLFQFYNAFTLYHLTNHPDATWQIPVLSILFLILFVGNSLTTLMVILQKQTERTENRYRLMSLIASKRQKNPTNDDEVDGGKGDADSAKSK from the exons ATGTCGCAGTCGGTGGACGTCGATGAGCTGGAGAAGGATTGGTCCGAACTGTCGGACGAATTTCGCAGCCTGGAG GCTGCGAATCAATCGTACCAGGAGCTGCACGAGCGGCTGGAAGAGATGCAGGAAAAATGCACCAAACAAATACAGCACCAGCGCTACCGGATGCGGCAAATATCGAAAAATCTTAAAAC GTTCATGACCAAGCAGAGGCTAACGCATACGAACAAGGAAAAAATGACGCAGCTCGAGAAAAGCATCATGAAGCGGAAAGCACAGATCCACGAGATCGAGCAAGGACTGCCGCAACAGAACAGCCGCTACCTAAAGATCATTCTAGGCGACGTGAACGTATCGATACTGAACCGGAACGACAAAATACGGTACAAGGATGAGTACGAGAAGTTTAAGCTGATCCTGAACGTGATCGGTTTGCTGCTGTCGTTTCTCAACATCGTGTACAATTATCG TGCGTTGGAGTTAGTGTTCCTATTTCTGTTGGTCTGGTATTACTGTACGCTTACCATACGAGAATCCATCCTGAAG GTGAATGGTTCGCGCATTAAGGGCTGGTGGCGTCTGCACCATTTCATCTCGACCGTTTGTGCCGGTGTGCTGCTAGTGTGGCCCCAAGGTGAACCCTGGCAACTGTTCCGCACCCAGTTCATGTACTTTAACGTGTACATCAGCATGGTGCAGTACATGCAGTTCCGGTACCAGAAGGGCGTACTGTACCGGCTGAAGGCGCTCGGCGAGCGCCACAACATGGACATCACCATCGAGGGCTTCCATTCGTGGATGTGGCGCGGGCTTAAGTTTCTCTTCCCATTCCTGTTTGTGGGCTACCTGTTCCAGTTCTACAATGCCTTTACGCTGTACCACCTAACGAACCATCCGGACGCGACATGGCAG ATACCTGTCTTGAGCATTCTGTTCCTCATACTGTTCGTTGGCAACAGCTTGACCACGCTGATGGTCATACTGCAGAAGCAAACCGAACGTACCGAGAACCGCTATCGACTGATGAGTCTGATCGCATCGAAACGACAGAAAAAC CCAACGAACGACGATGAGGTGGACGGTGGTAAAGGAGATGCAGATTCAGCTAAATCGAAGTAA
- the LOC118504611 gene encoding transmembrane protein 120 homolog isoform X4 has product MSQSVDVDELEKDWSELSDEFRSLEAANQSYQELHERLEEMQEKCTKQIQHQRYRMRQISKNLKTFMTKQRLTHTNKEKMTQLEKSIMKRKAQIHEIEQGLPQQNSRYLKIILGDVNVSILNRNDKIRYKDEYEKFKLILNVIGLLLSFLNIVYNYRALELVFLFLLVWYYCTLTIRESILKVNGSRIKGWWRLHHFISTVCAGVLLVWPQGEPWQLFRTQFMYFNVYISMVQYMQFRYQKGVLYRLKALGERHNMDITIEGFHSWMWRGLKFLFPFLFVGYLFQFYNAFTLYHLTNHPDATWQIPVLSILFLILFVGNSLTTLMVILQKQTERTENRYRLMSLIASKRQKNVRPTNDDEVDGGKGDADSAKSK; this is encoded by the exons ATGTCGCAGTCGGTGGACGTCGATGAGCTGGAGAAGGATTGGTCCGAACTGTCGGACGAATTTCGCAGCCTGGAG GCTGCGAATCAATCGTACCAGGAGCTGCACGAGCGGCTGGAAGAGATGCAGGAAAAATGCACCAAACAAATACAGCACCAGCGCTACCGGATGCGGCAAATATCGAAAAATCTTAAAAC GTTCATGACCAAGCAGAGGCTAACGCATACGAACAAGGAAAAAATGACGCAGCTCGAGAAAAGCATCATGAAGCGGAAAGCACAGATCCACGAGATCGAGCAAGGACTGCCGCAACAGAACAGCCGCTACCTAAAGATCATTCTAGGCGACGTGAACGTATCGATACTGAACCGGAACGACAAAATACGGTACAAGGATGAGTACGAGAAGTTTAAGCTGATCCTGAACGTGATCGGTTTGCTGCTGTCGTTTCTCAACATCGTGTACAATTATCG TGCGTTGGAGTTAGTGTTCCTATTTCTGTTGGTCTGGTATTACTGTACGCTTACCATACGAGAATCCATCCTGAAG GTGAATGGTTCGCGCATTAAGGGCTGGTGGCGTCTGCACCATTTCATCTCGACCGTTTGTGCCGGTGTGCTGCTAGTGTGGCCCCAAGGTGAACCCTGGCAACTGTTCCGCACCCAGTTCATGTACTTTAACGTGTACATCAGCATGGTGCAGTACATGCAGTTCCGGTACCAGAAGGGCGTACTGTACCGGCTGAAGGCGCTCGGCGAGCGCCACAACATGGACATCACCATCGAGGGCTTCCATTCGTGGATGTGGCGCGGGCTTAAGTTTCTCTTCCCATTCCTGTTTGTGGGCTACCTGTTCCAGTTCTACAATGCCTTTACGCTGTACCACCTAACGAACCATCCGGACGCGACATGGCAG ATACCTGTCTTGAGCATTCTGTTCCTCATACTGTTCGTTGGCAACAGCTTGACCACGCTGATGGTCATACTGCAGAAGCAAACCGAACGTACCGAGAACCGCTATCGACTGATGAGTCTGATCGCATCGAAACGACAGAAAAACGTACGG CCAACGAACGACGATGAGGTGGACGGTGGTAAAGGAGATGCAGATTCAGCTAAATCGAAGTAA
- the LOC118504611 gene encoding transmembrane protein 120 homolog isoform X5: MSQSVDVDELEKDWSELSDEFRSLEAANQSYQELHERLEEMQEKCTKQIQHQRYRMRQISKNLKTFMTKQRLTHTNKEKMTQLEKSIMKRKAQIHEIEQGLPQQNSRYLKIILGDVNVSILNRNDKIRYKDEYEKFKLILNVIGLLLSFLNIVYNYRALELVFLFLLVWYYCTLTIRESILKVNGSRIKGWWRLHHFISTVCAGVLLVWPQGEPWQLFRTQFMYFNVYISMVQYMQFRYQKGVLYRLKALGERHNMDITIEGFHSWMWRGLKFLFPFLFVGYLFQFYNAFTLYHLTNHPDATWQIPVLSILFLILFVGNSLTTLMVILQKQTERTENRYRLMSLIASKRQKNQPTNDDEVDGGKGDADSAKSK; encoded by the exons ATGTCGCAGTCGGTGGACGTCGATGAGCTGGAGAAGGATTGGTCCGAACTGTCGGACGAATTTCGCAGCCTGGAG GCTGCGAATCAATCGTACCAGGAGCTGCACGAGCGGCTGGAAGAGATGCAGGAAAAATGCACCAAACAAATACAGCACCAGCGCTACCGGATGCGGCAAATATCGAAAAATCTTAAAAC GTTCATGACCAAGCAGAGGCTAACGCATACGAACAAGGAAAAAATGACGCAGCTCGAGAAAAGCATCATGAAGCGGAAAGCACAGATCCACGAGATCGAGCAAGGACTGCCGCAACAGAACAGCCGCTACCTAAAGATCATTCTAGGCGACGTGAACGTATCGATACTGAACCGGAACGACAAAATACGGTACAAGGATGAGTACGAGAAGTTTAAGCTGATCCTGAACGTGATCGGTTTGCTGCTGTCGTTTCTCAACATCGTGTACAATTATCG TGCGTTGGAGTTAGTGTTCCTATTTCTGTTGGTCTGGTATTACTGTACGCTTACCATACGAGAATCCATCCTGAAG GTGAATGGTTCGCGCATTAAGGGCTGGTGGCGTCTGCACCATTTCATCTCGACCGTTTGTGCCGGTGTGCTGCTAGTGTGGCCCCAAGGTGAACCCTGGCAACTGTTCCGCACCCAGTTCATGTACTTTAACGTGTACATCAGCATGGTGCAGTACATGCAGTTCCGGTACCAGAAGGGCGTACTGTACCGGCTGAAGGCGCTCGGCGAGCGCCACAACATGGACATCACCATCGAGGGCTTCCATTCGTGGATGTGGCGCGGGCTTAAGTTTCTCTTCCCATTCCTGTTTGTGGGCTACCTGTTCCAGTTCTACAATGCCTTTACGCTGTACCACCTAACGAACCATCCGGACGCGACATGGCAG ATACCTGTCTTGAGCATTCTGTTCCTCATACTGTTCGTTGGCAACAGCTTGACCACGCTGATGGTCATACTGCAGAAGCAAACCGAACGTACCGAGAACCGCTATCGACTGATGAGTCTGATCGCATCGAAACGACAGAAAAAC CAGCCAACGAACGACGATGAGGTGGACGGTGGTAAAGGAGATGCAGATTCAGCTAAATCGAAGTAA
- the LOC118504611 gene encoding transmembrane protein 120 homolog isoform X3, protein MSQSVDVDELEKDWSELSDEFRSLEAANQSYQELHERLEEMQEKCTKQIQHQRYRMRQISKNLKTFMTKQRLTHTNKEKMTQLEKSIMKRKAQIHEIEQGLPQQNSRYLKIILGDVNVSILNRNDKIRYKDEYEKFKLILNVIGLLLSFLNIVYNYRALELVFLFLLVWYYCTLTIRESILKVNGSRIKGWWRLHHFISTVCAGVLLVWPQGEPWQLFRTQFMYFNVYISMVQYMQFRYQKGVLYRLKALGERHNMDITIEGFHSWMWRGLKFLFPFLFVGYLFQFYNAFTLYHLTNHPDATWQIPVLSILFLILFVGNSLTTLMVILQKQTERTENRYRLMSLIASKRQKNVRQPTNDDEVDGGKGDADSAKSK, encoded by the exons ATGTCGCAGTCGGTGGACGTCGATGAGCTGGAGAAGGATTGGTCCGAACTGTCGGACGAATTTCGCAGCCTGGAG GCTGCGAATCAATCGTACCAGGAGCTGCACGAGCGGCTGGAAGAGATGCAGGAAAAATGCACCAAACAAATACAGCACCAGCGCTACCGGATGCGGCAAATATCGAAAAATCTTAAAAC GTTCATGACCAAGCAGAGGCTAACGCATACGAACAAGGAAAAAATGACGCAGCTCGAGAAAAGCATCATGAAGCGGAAAGCACAGATCCACGAGATCGAGCAAGGACTGCCGCAACAGAACAGCCGCTACCTAAAGATCATTCTAGGCGACGTGAACGTATCGATACTGAACCGGAACGACAAAATACGGTACAAGGATGAGTACGAGAAGTTTAAGCTGATCCTGAACGTGATCGGTTTGCTGCTGTCGTTTCTCAACATCGTGTACAATTATCG TGCGTTGGAGTTAGTGTTCCTATTTCTGTTGGTCTGGTATTACTGTACGCTTACCATACGAGAATCCATCCTGAAG GTGAATGGTTCGCGCATTAAGGGCTGGTGGCGTCTGCACCATTTCATCTCGACCGTTTGTGCCGGTGTGCTGCTAGTGTGGCCCCAAGGTGAACCCTGGCAACTGTTCCGCACCCAGTTCATGTACTTTAACGTGTACATCAGCATGGTGCAGTACATGCAGTTCCGGTACCAGAAGGGCGTACTGTACCGGCTGAAGGCGCTCGGCGAGCGCCACAACATGGACATCACCATCGAGGGCTTCCATTCGTGGATGTGGCGCGGGCTTAAGTTTCTCTTCCCATTCCTGTTTGTGGGCTACCTGTTCCAGTTCTACAATGCCTTTACGCTGTACCACCTAACGAACCATCCGGACGCGACATGGCAG ATACCTGTCTTGAGCATTCTGTTCCTCATACTGTTCGTTGGCAACAGCTTGACCACGCTGATGGTCATACTGCAGAAGCAAACCGAACGTACCGAGAACCGCTATCGACTGATGAGTCTGATCGCATCGAAACGACAGAAAAACGTACGG CAGCCAACGAACGACGATGAGGTGGACGGTGGTAAAGGAGATGCAGATTCAGCTAAATCGAAGTAA
- the LOC118504601 gene encoding zinc finger protein 624-like, with protein sequence MDPPNSRNAINDPNQCRLCMRVCDDNFLEYIFTDKEYSIAHQIFECTSIRVTKQDNLTKICKNCASLLFLTTEFRNACFKTNRLLMEDFVILELGDWASDRNQLLLRECENFIVRHKQQVDYLYASIVVHSEQYLDGSLAIGTELFGEDGQQAERRDRKGGPEKTNLQPPKPDGSDGFARLQQCEPDPEILMEITKFLEEQTPTQQDDLLEHTNTHGQYVSTKLQATGDQSEPELAVVKKSAKRTKVTCHICGKQYDNWKLKTHLNEHENIRPYACDQEGCSSTFTGLVLLNRHKKLWHTDYFYAVCNVCGKKCKTQGIYKTHLTYHEEPKIPCTVCGKLMRNKRAIWKHMKTHSNDRKHVCGVCNKKFTIAYTLRVHMRIHTNDKPYPCAKCDKRFQYKCLLKNHHQRYHREDGSKQA encoded by the exons ATGGACCCTCCGAACAGCAGAAACGCAATCAACGATCCCAACCAGTGCAGACTGTGCATGCGAGTGTGTGACGACAACTTTCTCGAGTACATCTTCACCGACAAGGAGTACAGCATTGCACATCAAATATTTGAATGCACCTCGATACGC GTTACCAAGCAGGACAATCTGACCAAAATATGTAAAAACTGCGCCTCGCTCCTGTTCCTGACGACGGAGTTTCGCAACGCGTGCTTCAAAACCAATCGCCTACTGATGGAAGACTTCGTGATACTGGAGCTCGGTGATTGGGCGTCCGATCGGAACCAGCTGCTTCTGCGGGAATGCGAAAACTTTATCGTACGGCACAAGCAGCAGGTGGACTATCTGTACGCCAGCATCGTCGTGCACAGTGAGCAGTATCTGGACGGATCCCTTGCAATCGGTACGGAACTGTTCGGTGAGGATGGACAACAAGCGGAGCGGCGAGACAGGAAGGGTGGGCCGGAAAAGACGAACTTGCAGCCGCCGAAACCGGACGGATCGGATGGTTTTGCCCGGTTACAGCAGTGCGAACCGGATCCGGaaattttgatggaaattaCAAAGTTTCTCGAAGAGCAAACACCTACCCAGCAGGACGATCTGCTCGAACATACAAACACCCACGGGCAGTACGTTTCGACAAAGTTGCAAGCGACCGGTGATCAAAGCGAACCCGAGCTGGCGGTCGTCAAAAAATCTGCCAAACGCACCAAGGTCACGTGCCACATTTGCGGCAAGCAGTACGACAATTGGAAGCTGAAAACCCATCTCAACGAACATGAAA ATATACGTCCGTATGCTTGCGATCAGGAAGGATGCAGCAGCACCTTTACCGGGTTGGTTCTTTTAAATCGACATAAAAAATTGTGGCACACCGACTACTTCTACGCGGTGTGTAATGTTTGTGGCAAGAAGTGTAAAACGCAGGGTATCTACAAAACGCACCTCACGTACCATGAGGAACCGAAAATACCGTGCACGGTGTGCGGTAAGCTGATGCGTAACAA ACGAGCAATCTGGAAGCACATGAAAACGCACAGTAACGACCGGAAGCACGTGTGCGGTGTGTGCAATAAAAAGTTCACCATTGCCTACACGCTCCGGGTGCATATGCGCATACACACGAACGACAAACCGTATCCTTGTGCGAAGTGTGATAAACggtttcagtataagtgtttgctgaagaaccaccaccaacggtaCCATCGGGAGGATGGCTCCAAACAGGCCTAG
- the LOC118504631 gene encoding prostaglandin reductase 1-like, with protein MTMLWKHIARRCYSSDAALARKWIYAKTFKGEPSHANFRLETEPIPASLRDGEFLAQAEYLSVDPYMRPYMLAYPEGSLMIGGQIARVTRSANDQFPVGASVFGQFGWRTHTVCDPAALEKDKPYVLPDFGPLPRSLGLGVLGMPGNTAHFGLRELCQPKRGETIVVSGAAGAVGSVVGQIGKQLGCRVIGIAGSDAKCKWLEQDLGFDGTINYKRNNVYAELKTVAPNGVDCYFDNVGGDITETVLKQMNVYGRIAVCGAISNYNSAVGKVTDPQRQFVFKQLRMEGFLVWRWNDRWMEGIEANLQLIREGRLAYQETITEGFDKMPDAFIDMLRGGNTGKAVVKI; from the exons ATGA CAATGCTTTGGAAGCACATTGCCCGTCGTTGCTATTCCAGCGATGCGGCACTGGCCCGCAAATGGATTTACGCGAAAACGTTCAAAGGGGAACCGTCGCACGCAAACTTCCGGCTCGAAACGGAACCAATCCCAGCGTCACTGCGCGACGGAGAATTTCTCGCCCAAGCCGAATATCTTTCCGTCGATCCGTACATGCGCCCGTACATGCTGGCGTACCCGGAAGGTTCGCTCATGATCGGTGGCCAGATAGCGCGGGTAACGCGCAGCGCGAACGATCAGTTTCCGGTCGGGGCTAGCGTTTTCGGCCAGTTCGGCTGGCGTACGCATACGGTGTGTGATCCGGCGGCGTTGGAAAAGGATAAACCCTACGTACTGCCCGACTTTGGACCGTTGCCCCGCAGCCTTGGGTTGGGTGTGCTGGGTATGCCGGGCAATACGGCTCACTTTGGGCTGCGCGAGCTTTGCCAACCGAAACGAGGGGAAACGATTGTGGTGAGCGGTGCGGCCGGTGCGGTCGGCAGTGTGGTGGGCCAGATCGGGAAACAGCTGGGCTGCCGTGTGATCGGAATTGCCGGTTCGGATGCCAAGTGTAAGTGGTTGGAGCAGGACCTCGGATTCGACGGGACGATCAACTACAAGCGAAACAACGTGTACGCCGAGCTGAAGACCGTTGCACCGAACGGGGTCGATTGTTACTTCGATAATGTCGGTGGGGACATTACCGAGACGGTGCTGAAGCAGATGAACGTTTACGGCCGGATTGCGGTGTGCGGTGCGATTTCCAACTATAACAGTGCCGTGGGCAAGGTTACCGATCCGCAGCGCCAGTTCGTGTTTAAGCAGCTGCGTATGGAAGGATTTCTGGTGTGGCGGTGGAACGATCGGTGGATGGAGGGCATCGAGGCGAACCTGCAATTGATACGGGAAGGACGGCTTGCGTACCAGGAAACGATCACCGAAGGGTTCGACAAGATGCCGGATGCTTTTATTGATATGTTGCGCGGTGGCAATACTGGTAAGGCGGTGGTAAAGATCTAA